The genomic segment CCAAAACCAATTAAAAAACCTAAATAACAAAATATCCCAAAATTCCCGGTAAAAGATTTGGCTGCAATTTCACTTAAATTGAAGGTGAATTGATCTCCAGAAAGAGCTAAAGCAAGCCCACTAATTAATATTAAAAGGGAAGCCAGTGCGGTGTAAAGAATGAATTTTGTTGCTGCATAAAGTTTCCTTTTGCCTCCCCAAATAGCAATCAAAAGATAGACTGGAACTAGCTCAAGCTCCCAAGCTAAAAAGAATAGTAAGAAATCTTGCGATAGGAAAACTAAAGCTTGGGCTGAAGCTTGTATAAGTAATAGCGCAAAGTAAAGCCTTGTTTTTTGTTTTACTTTCCAACTTGCAGCTGCGGACAAAAAAGTGATTAGACCGCTTAGGACTACCAGCGGAGCGGATATTCCATCTACTCCCAATGACCATTCAAGTCCTATAGACGGAAGCCACTGAAGTCTTTCTACCAACTGCAAGCTTTCGCTATTTGGATCAAATAAATTGGCTAAAGCCAATACAACTATTAGAAAATCGGCTAATAAAATTACTAGGGCTATATTTCTCGGAAGATTAGAATTTTTACTTTCTTGCGTTGGGAGGAAAGGCATTATCAATGCTCCAACTATGGGAAGGAGCACAATGAGTGAGAGCCATGGAAATACCGTCTGAGAATCAATACTCATAGGCAGATTGGCATCCATAATTTGGGGCAAGTCAGCCATAAAGCTATCAGTTTTTTTTCGTTTTCATGAGTAGAACTACCCAAAGGTGTTTGAAATGCATTCGCTTCCTGTGAGCTGGAGGCTCATTAAAGGAGCACGACTTGCTACACCAGCAGCTTCCCAAGCTTTGACCATCGCGACACTGACTTCTCGGCCTTTAGTCGCTTTGCACAAGGCAAGAATGCTTGGTCCTGCTCCACTAATTGCACATCCTAAAGCTCCGGCAGCCTTTGCTGCTTCTCTTACCTCTAACCCACCTTTAATCAAACCCCATCTGTAGGGTTCATGAAGCTTGTCATGCATACCATCTGTAATTAAATCCTCATTTCCAGTCCTTAGTCCTTGAAGCAGAAGAGTAAGTGCACCTAAATTGATTACTGCATCATTGACTGGAATATTCTCCGGCATTACACGTCTCGCTTCGCTTGTGCTAAGGCGAATAGATGGAATTGCAACTACTGCTTTTATTGATTTATCCCAATCACAGCGGACCACTCGCCATCTGTCGGATGCAGTTTTAGCGGTTACGCAAAGACCTCCTATTAATGATGGAACAACATTGTCTGGATGACCCTCTATATCTATTGCCAGCTCCAATAATTTTTCCTTAGGCAAAGGATATCCAGCAAGTGCATTTGCTCCAACTAGCCCTGCCACGATGGCTGTAGCACTGCTTCCAAGTCCTCTTGCGGGAGGTACTGCCAATTTTACTCTTGCTTCAAGAGCTACAGGCTCTATACCTGCAGTTCTCCAAACTCTTTGCGCGGCTCGATAAAAAAGGTTTTCAGGGCCGCCTCTTAAATGATTGCCTTCAGTACTTTCCATTATTAATTCAAATCTTTCAGCATTACCTTCAATTCTTTTAATAGTGAACTGATTGGAAAGGTCTAATGCTGCTCCAAGGCAATCAAACCCTGGACCAATATTGGCTGTAGTAGAAGGGACTTCTACTACGACAGTTTGTCCTATTTTTGGCGGCCCCATGTTTTTATCCTTTAGCTAAGTCTCCCATTTTATTCGGCAATTAAGCGTGCTCTGCAAGCTGAGCTGAATAATGTCGCTTCTTTATCTTTAAGAACAACCAATGGAATTTCCTTTAAATAAGATTGAAAGCGACCCTTATTACTAAATGCACTAAGGAAGTTAGAAGAGTTTATTCCATCGAGGTTTTTTGCTGCTGTTCCACCTGCTATCCATAAGCCTGAAGAGCAAAGTTCTTGTAAAGCAAGGTCTCCAGCTGCAGACCCATAAGCATTTAGCCATAGTTGCAAGGCTTCAGTCATTAATTTGTCTCCGTTTTTTGCTTTTTCCCAAACAAGTGCGGGTAAATCTGTGGAATCTGATTTGTCACTATCCATATTTTTTAAAATTACCTGAAGTGGATGGCTTTCATTTATTGGATCATCCAATTTCCATCTGGCAATCATGCCAAGGCCAGTACCACTAACAATTCTTTCAATGGATATTCTTTGAATATTTAACTTCTTTTTTAGCCATTTGACTAATGCCCATTCGTTTTCTGTTCTTGGGGAAAATTCTCGATGCCCTCCTTCACTTGGAAATATAGAGATGCTTTTAGGGGTTATCAAGCCTCTGGACATTCCTAAGCCAGTACCAGCTCCGATAATTGCAATTAATTTTTGATTGTTTTTGTAATCAGAATTTAATGTCCCTTGTATTACTTCATATTGGTTTCTATTGAAAAATGGTATTCCATAGATTAAAACTGAAAAATCATTTATTAATTCAATATTATTTATTTTTGAAAGTAGAGATAACTTTTTTGATTCGATATCCCAGCCAAGATTTGTAATCTTAACCTCCTGATTTTGTATTGGCCCGGCTACACCAATAGAACCATTTTGAGGCAGTGATATATGATCTGGTAAATGTTTAATAAAATCTTCAAATAATGAGTAAAAAGATTTCCATTCTGATGAAATATAGTACTTCTCAAATAATTTTTTTGGATATTTCTCGTTTGAATAAATAGCTAATATTGTTTTAGTTCCCCCAAGGTCTCCAGCAAGTAAATTCATTAGTTATTAAAGTCGTTTTTGATTTAAGATTGATTACCTTGTATACCTTTTTTGCTAATTGATTCGTCAATTATTAATTTAAACTTGTCTATACTCATATTTCCAAGATCTTTACCTTCTCTTGTCCTTACTGAGATTTCACTATTCTCTTCTTCCTTATCTCCAATAATTATCAAGAATGGTATTCTTTGCATAGTATGTTCTCGTATTTTAAAACCGACTTTTTCATTTCTGATATCAATTTCAGCTCTGAAACCAAAGTCAACTAATTTATCTTTAGCAGTAAAACATGCTTCATTATTTCTATCAGTTATGCCCATAATCATTATTTGAATAGGTGATAACCATGTAGGAAAATTCCCTGAATAATTCTCAATTAAAATCCCAATAAATCTTTCAAAAGAACCTAAAATAGCTCTGTGAAGCATTACAGGTGTTTGTTTTCTTCCTGTAATATCTATATAACTTGCATTGAGCCTTTGAGGCATGGAGAAATCCACTTGAATTGTTCCGCATTGCCATACTCTGTTGAGACAATCTTTTAAGGAAAATTCTATTTTTGGACCATAGAAGGCACCCTCTCCAGGGAGGAGCGACCAATCTAATCCTTTTGAATCAAGTGCCTCAGATAAGGCTTTTTCTGATTTGTCCCAGATATCATCACTTCCAACCCTTTTCACTGGTCTTGTTGAGAGCTTAATAAGAATTGAATCAAAGCCAAAGGTTTTATAAACCTCAAATACCAAATCAATAAAATTTTGGACTTCTTCTTGGATTTGTTCATCGGTACAAAATATGTGTGCATCATCTTGAACAAAATTTCTTACTCTCATTAAGCCATGCAGTGCACCAGAAGGCTCATTGCGATGACAAGAACCAAATTCAGAAAGTCTAATAGGAAGATCTCGATAGCTTTTTAAACCTTGATTGAATATTTGTATGTGGCATGGACAATTCATAGGTTTTATTGCATATTCCCTGTTCTCTGAAGTTGTAGTAAACATATCTTCTTTAAATTTATCCCAATGGCCTGATTTCTCCCAAAGACTCCTATCAACTACTTGCGGAGATTTAACTTCTTGATAATCATATTTTGTAATGGTTTCCCGAATAAAATCTTCTAAAATTCTATAAATAGTCCACCCTTTAGGGTGCCAAAAAACCATACCGGGTGCTTCTTCTTGTGAGTGAAAAAGTGAATATTTTTTCCCTAACTTTCTATGATCTCTTTTCTCAGCTTCTTCAATTCTAGAGAGATATTCTTTTAACTCTTTTGAGCTTTTCCAAGCTGTTCCATATATTCTTTGTAGCATTTCATTATTAGAGTCTCCGCGCCAATAAGCTCCTGATACTTTCATTAGCTTAAATGCTCTTAGATGCCTTGTATTTGGCACATGAGGACCTCTGCACATATCAATATATTCTTGATGTTTGTATAACTTTATGATTTCATTTTTAGGGATATTTTTAACTATGTCTAGCTTGAAAATTTCACCTCTATCAGTAAAAACCTCCTTGGCTTTTTCTGGACTAACTATTTCAACACCTACACTATAATCTCTATTAACTAACTCTTTCATTCTCTTCTCAATTTTGAGAAGATCATCAGGAGTGAATGTATCTTTATAAGAAATATCATAATAAAAACCATCTTCAATTACTGGCCCTATTGCCATTTTTGCTTCGGGGTATAATTGCTTTACAGCATGTCCAAGAAGATGAGCGAATGAATGTCTAATAATTTCTAGACCTTCATCATCTTTAGATGTAATAATCTGTATATGAGAATTTTGAGTTATAGGAATACAAGTATCTATTAATTCCCCATTCACTCTCCCCGCTAACGCTGCTTTTGCTAAACCAGGCCCAATTTCTGAAGCTATTTGATCAATTGTTACAGCGGAATCATATTTTTTTTCAGTTCCATCAGGTAATGTAATTATTGGCATAATTTTCTACAAATTCGAATAAAATCCTAGAGCTTCTTTAACTCTATTTAATGTTAACTTAGAAACCTCCTCGGCAGTCAGTTTGCCTTTATTTAGTATTCTTTTTAACTCTTCTGGATCATTCATTAGTTCTTTATATTTTTCTTGAATAGGTTTAAGAACGTTAATCATTGCCTCTGTAAATTCTGGTTTGAATTTACCCCAGCCCATTTCTGCGCAATACTCAGCGGCTTTTTCTCTACCTAAGCCAGAAATTATTGAATAAATTGTTAAAAGATTATCAGCTTCGGGTCTTAAAGGATTACCGAATTCTAATCCTAATTCTGAGTCGGTTTTTGAACGTTTTATTTTTTTAGTAATTATATCTGGACTGTCTAATAAAGTAATCCTACTATTTTCATTTGGGTCGCTTTTACTCATTTTCTTTGTTCCGTCTGTCAGGCTCATGACTTTGGAACACTCTTTCAAAATTAAGGGATTTGGAACTTTAAGTATTGGATTCTCTTTCGTTCCGAATTTTGAATTAACTCGTTGAGAAGCAATATCTCTCGCAAGCTCTAGATGTTGCTTTTGATCTTCTCCAACAGGAACTAAATCAGCGTCATAGAGAAGAATATCCGCTGCCATAAGGACTGGATAATCTAATAATCCAATAGATACATTGTCGCCTTGTTTAATGGACTTTTCCTTGAACTGAATCATTCTTTCCATCCAGTTTAAAGGAGTTAAGCAATTTAATATCCAGCAAAGCTCGCTATGGGCGCTTATCTGACTTTGTATGAATATTGAGCATTTATCAGGATTCATCCCACAAGCGATATACAAAGCCGCTGTAGATAAAGAATTTTGATAAAGAGATTTTGGGTCATGCGGAGTCGTTATCGCATGAAGATCAACAACGCAGACAAATGTTTCATAATTTTCTTGTAATTCAACCCAATTTCTTATTGCTCCAAGCCAATTACCAATATGAACATCTCCTGTGGGTTGAACACCAGATAAGACTCGCTTCTGATTCACTTATCCTTGCTCGCTTGTATTTGTGGAATCATCTTCATTTGAACTTGCTTTTGTTGCTTCATCATTATCTTTTTCTGCATGATCTTGAGCAAGATTGTTTGCTTGATCAGTATCAGCTACCTCTTGTTCTTTAACTGGCTTTTCTGGTCTTGCAAAAGGGTTAGGCTTTGTGTTGGCTGAGTTGTTATTTTCACCGTTATAGTTTCCCCTGTTACCCCTGCCTCTTCTTTGTTCATTGGCGGGCGCTTGGGACCTATATTCGTTGACTAAATTTTCAAGATTTCCATCTTCAAGCATTTGGGCAAGAGTTCTTACTGCGAAACCTAAAACAGCAACAGTAGAACGAAGATTAAAGGCTTCTTGTAATGATCTAGCTGCTCGCATTTCATTATCACTTAAGCGAATACGAAAGCCTCCCTCTCTATTGTTAGGACCTCGGCCACCTCTGAAATTATTACGACCATTTTGTCTTTGGTTTTGGAAATCGCCACCACCGGACTGATTATTGGTGTAAGAGTCACCCATGAACATATTTGCCAATAGGGGCAAGTGTGACGCATAGCCGGTACTTTTGCGACATATTTGGATATCTTGATTAGCACTTTCACATCTAATGATATTGATCCCAGCGGAATGATTTGATTTCTTTAGGCATAAATTTTTCTTATTAAAAACGTAAAACCTTCTTTCTTTGCGGTTATTAAGGGAAAATTTGCTTTAAAATGAAAGTTAGCTAAGAAGAAACTGTATTTATTGAAATCGTGGAAAATCATTCATTAACAAAATCTCCTCTCTCCTTACCTTCTTTTTCGATTCCAAAAATTAGTCTTTTTATTGGGCTAACTATTACAGGTCAATGGGTTTTAAGTGATGTGGCCCATATCCCTGGGGGTGGACTTGGATTGCTATTAGGACTTGGTTGTATTTTTTATTTTCTAAAACCAGGAAAGGTTTCATTTGATGCTCCCTCTACTGTTCAAGGATGGGTAAGAAGATGTCATGACGTTTTAGAGAATTTTGAGTACTTACTTGATGATGGAGAGCAAAGTGAAAGAAAAAAAGAAAGAATAAATTCCTTGCAAAAAATTATTGATAGAAGCGAAGATCAAAGCATTGGTTTCTTGAAAACAAAAGGCGTAAAATTACCTGATAAAGAGCAATTGGAAAAAGTTTTAGGAATAAATAATCAAATAAAAGTTTCTTTTCCACCAGCTCTTCCTGTAAGAGATCGAAATTGGATTTTGCCAGATTTAATCCAAGAGCAAGATTTTATTGTTTATTCTTTGGCACTTCCCATGAGCGCAGCTGATCTTTTGTGGATTAAAAATATCCCTACAGATCAACCAGCCTGGCTAATGGTTGCCAGTAAAGAATCTACTGATTGGTCTGATGAGCGAAATGCATTAGAGGCTCAATTACCAGATAGATGGACTAACAGAGTATTGAAATGGGATGGATCTCAAAAAGAAATGGCAACGGTTCTTTCTCCAATCAAGAAACTTCTTGAAAATCCAAAGAAGAATACAGACATTACTAAACAAAGACTTTTGTCTCGATTGCATACTTCTTGGCAAAAAGATTTAGAAAAATTAAGAAGAGAAAAATTCAAGGTTATTCAAACAAGATCTCAGTGGATAGTTGCTGGTATCGTTTTCGCCTCCCCTGTAGCCTCAACTGATTTGCTTGCAGTTGCAGTGGTTAATGGCTTGATGATCAAAGAAATGTCGAAAATATGGTCTTCCAAAATGAAGCCAGAATTACTTGAGGCAGTCTCACGACAACTAGCAATGGCTGCAATTGCTCAAGGAGTGGTCGAATGGAGTGGACAGTCCTTGTTGAGCTTGGCAAAGCTTGATGGCTCCTCTTGGGTTGCTGCTGGAACAATTCAGGCCTTGAGTGCTGCTTATTTAACAAGAGTTGTTGGGAGATCGATGGCTGATTGGATGGCTCTCAATAATGGAGTAACTCAACCTGATTTAGAACTTATTAAGCAACAAGCTCCTCAACTAGTATCAAAAGCTGCTGAGCTAGAAAGAGTTGATTGGGTGGCTTTTTTAAAGCAATCAAAAGAATGGATTCAGTCTCAATCTATTAATTACAAAGTTAAATCCGTTTAAGTTTATAGCTTTTCTTCTGGGATCTCTTTGACTTATATTTAGATAAAACATTAATATTTTCTAATTTCAAATATATGTTTAATAAAAAGGTTATTTCTGAGTATATTTATAAGAAAAATAAGATACTTAGTTTATCTATTTTCCTTGCTTTAAATATTTTATTCCTGACAGGATGTGTAAATAAAAACACCTATAAGCCAGGCAATGATAAGCCTTTCGTTTTAACTACTTTTACAATTTTGGCCGATCTTGCAAGAAATGTTGCTGGGGATAGACTTTTAGTTAAATCAATAACGAAACCAGGAGCAGAAATCCATAGTTATCAATTTACACCTAGTGATATTGTGAAAACTAAAGGAGCAAAACTGATTATTGAAAATGGTTTAGGCCTTGAAGCTTGGTTTTCGAAATTTATGATTAGCACGGGTGATATTCCTAATGTGAAATTAACTGAAGGAATGAAGCCATTATTGATAGATGGAGATGCTTATTCAGGAAAACCAAATCCTCATGCTTGGATGTCGCCAAAAAGAGCTATGAAATATGTAGATAAAATCGTCGATGCTTTTATCACAATTGATCCTGATGGAGCTCTTGAATACTCATCTAACGCTTCAACCTATAAAGCTAAACTTGAATCGCTTGATAAAGAGCTAAGAGATTCTTTATCCTCTATTCCTAAAGAAAGAAGATTTTTGGTGACATGTGAAGGAGCCTTTACTTATCTGGCCCGTGATTACGGAATGAAAGAGGCGTATTTGTGGCCAGTTAATGCTGAAAGTCAAGTAACCCCTAGGAGAATGGTGAACCTAATAAAAAAAATCAAAGAAAATGAAGTCCCAACAATTTTTTGTGAAAGTACTGTGAGTGCAGACGCACAAATGGAAGTTGCGAAATCAAGCGGAGCTGTTTTTGGTGGGACCTTCTACGTTGATTCACTCTCAGATCTAAATGGTCCTGCTCCTACCTATATAGATTTACTAAGGCACAATGTTCGATTAATTACTAAGGGCCTATCCATTTCAAAAGTGAAAAAATAATGAACCCAATTTTTAAAAGCCATGAGAAAGATTTTATGCGTATTGAGGCAGACCAAGTTTGTGTTGACTACAACGGTACAGTTGCTCTCTATGACGCAAGTTTAAATTTAAAAGCTGGATCTATATGTGGCCTTGTGGGCATGAATGGCGCAGGAAAATCAACTTTTTTCAAGGCTCTGATGGGTTTTGTTAGACCTTCAAGGGGGAAAATTAGGATCAATGGTATAAAGGTTAATCAAGCCCAGAAGGAACAATCAGTTGCATATGTTCCACAAAATGAAGGAATAGATTATTCATTTCCAGTGAGTGTTTGGGATGTTGTGATGATGGGCCGATATGGTGCTATGAATATTTTTCGAATACCAAGAGAGTCAGATAGAAGAGCAGTTGTTCATGCTCTTGAGAGAGTTGATCTTTTTGATCTCAGAGAAAGACCAATAGGATCTTTATCTGGAGGGCAACGCAAAAGAGCTTTTCTTGCAAGAGCAATTGCTCAACGGGCATCAGTACTTCTATTAGACGAGCCTTTTTCTGGAGTTGATGTACCCACTGAAAAGCTTATGGCTGAGCTATTTCTTCAGTTTCGACAAGAAGGGCATACTATTTTGATATCCACTCATGATTTGAATCATGTGCGAGATTTTTGTGATTTTGTTGTCCTTATCAATAAGACAGTTCTTGCGTATGGTGAAACCTCGGAGGTCTTTACTTCAGAAAATCTAAATAAAACATTTGGAGGAATCCCACCAAACCCTTTATCAGGTCCAACGTCAAGTAAAGATTTTATAAATGAGTGAATTTCTAATTTCCATTACGCCAATTGATTGGCTATTGGATCCATTAACTCATGACTTCATGAGAAGAGCTTTAATGGTTAGCGCACTAGTGGGAGGGGTTTGCGGACTTTTATCTTGTTATATGACATTAAAAGGTTGGGCATTAATGGGTGACGCGGTTTCTCATGCGGTTATGCCTGGAGTAGTTGTTGCTTATGCATTAGGGCTCCCTTTTTCCTTATGTGCTTTTGTTTTTGGCGTTGGTTCAGTTGCTTTGATTGGATTTGTTAAACAGAAATCTAGAATCAAGGAAGATACAGTAATAGGACTTGTTTTTACTGGCTTTTTTGCATTAGGCCTTGTATTGGTTTCAAAAATAAAAAGTAATATTGATCTAATGCAAATACTTTTTGGAAGCCCTCTTGGTATTTCTCGTTCAGATGTTAACCAGACTTTAATAATTTCGTTTATTGTTATATCTATTTTGCTTATATTTAGAAAAGATTTAATGCTTTATTGTTTTGATGCTAAGCATGCTAGATCTATAGGAATAAATACAGGCATTCTTCATTATTTATTATTAACTTTATTGTCATTATCTGCAGTAGTAGGATTGCAAACGGTAGGTATTATTCTTGTAGTAGCAATGTTAATAACTCCTGGTGCAACGGCATATTTACTCACAGATCGTTTTGATAGAATGACGATATTAGCAGTAATTAGCAGTTCTTTCTCAAGTATTTTAGGAGTTTATATAAGTTATTGGTCAGATATTGAAACAGGAGGATCTATTGTTTTAGTGCAAACATTAATCTTTTTAATAGCTTTCTTATTCGCTCCAAGATATGGAATATTTAAAAACCAAACTCTTATAAATAATGATTAATTTAATAGAACTATGAACAACTCAGCTTCCGAACAAAAATGGAAATGGTGGCCACTCTTACCTCTTTACCCTTACGGAAGAAGACGAACAATATTTCGTGAATTAGTCCCTAATCAAATATGGAGTTTTGAGCAACTTCAAGGTATCTATTATGTTGCCGTGCCAGTGAGGTTGTTAGTCATAAGAGTAAAAAATGAATTAATGATAATTAATCCTCTCCCTCCAACCAGTGAATTACTAAAAGAAATAGACCTACTTCAAAAAAAAATAGGACCAGTAAAAACTATTGTTTTGCCTACGGCTTCTGGCTTAGAACACAAAATCGGACTTCCTGCTTTGGCTAGAGCTTTTCCTAATGCAAAAATATGGTTATGTCCTGGGCAATGGAGTTTTCCTTTTCAATTGCCTTTTGATTGGCTAGGAATTCCATCTAATAGAACAAATATTTTATTGGCTGATGGATTTCCACATGGTGATGATTGTGAATGGATTTCTTTAGGACCTATTGATATTGGTCTCGCACGTTTTCAAGAGATTTCTTGTTTTCACAAACCAACAAAATCTTTATTGGTAACTGATGCTCTGGTAGGTATCGAGGCCACCCCTCCTGAGCTCTTTAATTTAGATCCAACTCCGTTGTTGTTTCATTCTAGAGAGAAAGGCTCCGAGGAACTTATTGATTCACCTATTGCTAGAAGGAAAGGATGGCTTCGATTAGTTCTTTTCGCTTCTTACCTCAAACCTGAAAAGTTGGAGATACCAAAAATAAAAGAGATTCTTGAAAACTCTTTTAAGCCAAAGATGAGAAACAAAAGATCACATTTCGGAATCTATCCTTTTGCTTGGCAGGAGGGTTGGGATCTGTCTGCGAAAAAACTTGTTGGAGAAAAGACTCCCCTAATACAAATCGCTCCAGTAATAGAAAGATTAGTTTTCCCTAGAGGAAAAAAAGCTTTTATCTCTTGGTTGAATAAAATTGAGTCTTTAAAAGGGATTTCTTTTCTGATTTCTGCCCATTACAGTGGAAAAGTGAGATTCACTACAAATGAAATAAGAGCTTTAAAAGTTAAAATTGATAATTCAAATTGGGAAAAAACCCAAGGAGATTTTAAGTTTTTAAGTTGGTTCGATCAAAAATTATTAAATTTTGGAATAGTTCCTAAAAATCCACTTAAAAAATTCAGCGATTAAATTTTATCTGGGTCAACAGACATCTCTTCGTCGGATAAAAGAGTTTCTTCTAATTGTTTCCTTTGTTCCATCTGTCTTAAGAAATAACCTGTCATCATTGCAGAGGCTAATAAACTTGCCAAATTATCTTTGCTGGAGGTTACTTTTACCTCAAATTGCTCCCCAGGAAGCATTCCTAGCAAACCTTGTACATTGTGTCTGATTATTTCTTGAATCTCAGGACTTGCGGACTTTGCAACTCTCTGGAGAACATCTGCCGGTTGATCTTGTAAATATTGGATTAAAGCATTGGCTTCGTGACCTTCATTATTGTCTGTAGCTAAAAATTCAGGATTAAACATCCAGTTTTTTTCTATGTACAATTACATTATCGCAAAATGTACACTAAAAAAAATTAATTTAGGTTATGGGAACCGAATAGGCCCTATTTTTTTTAATGGCCAGTACCTTGCAAGCGCCGTACCTATAAGATTTTTTTCTGGGAGAGCTCCCCAGATATGAGAGTCTAAACTGTTATTTCGGTTGTCTCCTAAGACCCAAAGTGAATATTCAGGTACATTTATTGCGTCCATTTCATATTGGATAGGTTCTTTAATCCAAGGTTCATTTATTTCTTTTCCATTTCTATATAGTTTCCCATCAGTTACTTCTATTTTGTCTCCAGGTAAGCCAACGACTCTTTTAATTAGCGCTGAACCATCACTGTAACCTGCTTCTGTAAGAATTTTGGGAGGTTTGAAAATAACAATCGTGTTTAAATTTAAATGTTTATTTAGTTTATTATTAAGTCTTGGGGTTATTTTTTCTATCAATATTCTGTCTTGAATTTGCAAAGTTGGAATCATTGATCCAGATGGAATCCATCTAGGTTCAACTGCTTGCCATCTTAATAAAAGCGCAATTAATATCCAAACCAACAATCCTTTCCAGCTATTTTGGTTTTGATTCTTTTTTGATCCAGTAGATGTCATGAATTTTCTTTGTTTTAGTTACTTGTTGGAAAGTTTTTTACAAAAATCCAAGTAGTTGTTCTTTTGACAATTTCACTAGCTCGTTACAATTTTTTTATCAGCTTAGAGCTCCTTAAAACTCTAGTAGCTAAGGGAGTGAAATATTTTGTCCTTTGCCCCGGTAGCAGATCAGGCCCTCTAGCTTTGGCCGCAGCAAGTCTCTCTAAAAGAAAAGAATTAACTCTCATAACATCAATTGACGAAAGGTCAGCTGCATTCCTTGCTTTGGGAATAAGTGCAGCTAGTGGGCAAGTAAGTTGTGTCATTACAACTTCTGGAAGTGCTGTCGCAAATCTTTTGCCGGCTGCTGTTGAAGCAGATAGGTCATGCCATCCTCTCTTGTTTTTAACTGCAGATAGACCTTTGCGATTAAAAGAATGTGGAGCCAATCAAGCAGTTAATCAACAGGATTTTCTTAAGTCTGTTTGTAGACATTTTGATGAATCTCCAAAAGAAGGAATTCATTTGATTTCTAAAGAAAGACTGACATCTCTAGTTGGAAAATCATTCGAAATGGCTTCTAACATCCCCGGACCAGTTCATATTAACCTTGCTTATGAAGAGCCTTTGCATCCTTGCGAACTTGATCAGAAAAAAGTTCTTGATGGATGGGTCATTGAAGGATTTTTAAAGGGAAAAATCACTCCAACTAAGGATGAGGTTGTTAAAAGTTTTCAATCTTTAAAACTACTAAAATTAGATCCATTTTCTTTGGGAATAATTATTGTTGGGCCATGGAGAGGAAAAGTAAAACAACTTAATTCCTTTAGGGGCGCATTAAAGAAATGGCAAAAATTAACTGGATGGCCAATTCTTGCGGATCCGCTCTCTGGGGTTGAAAATGATCAAGAGGGTTTAATAAATCACTGGGATCTTTTTTTCTCAATAGGTTTATTTGAAAAAATCAAAGAGATTCAAGTTTTACGATTGGGTCCAATACCTCCGAGTAGAGAATTACAAACTTGGCTTAAAAAACCTGGGAAATTTCAATTACTTATTACTGAGGGAGATTCTCGAAATCTTGATCCCATAGGTGGCTCGACACAATTTAGTGAAGGATTTTCTTGTTGGGTTGATAAAATGCTTGAGGTTATTCCGGTAAAGCCAGCAATAGATAAAAAAATTGTTAGTAAAAAGTTGATTAAAGAGCTTATAAAATATGATTTATTTATCCATGATTGGCT from the Prochlorococcus marinus str. NATL2A genome contains:
- a CDS encoding YcjF family protein — protein: MENHSLTKSPLSLPSFSIPKISLFIGLTITGQWVLSDVAHIPGGGLGLLLGLGCIFYFLKPGKVSFDAPSTVQGWVRRCHDVLENFEYLLDDGEQSERKKERINSLQKIIDRSEDQSIGFLKTKGVKLPDKEQLEKVLGINNQIKVSFPPALPVRDRNWILPDLIQEQDFIVYSLALPMSAADLLWIKNIPTDQPAWLMVASKESTDWSDERNALEAQLPDRWTNRVLKWDGSQKEMATVLSPIKKLLENPKKNTDITKQRLLSRLHTSWQKDLEKLRREKFKVIQTRSQWIVAGIVFASPVASTDLLAVAVVNGLMIKEMSKIWSSKMKPELLEAVSRQLAMAAIAQGVVEWSGQSLLSLAKLDGSSWVAAGTIQALSAAYLTRVVGRSMADWMALNNGVTQPDLELIKQQAPQLVSKAAELERVDWVAFLKQSKEWIQSQSINYKVKSV
- a CDS encoding DUF760 domain-containing protein, with protein sequence MFNPEFLATDNNEGHEANALIQYLQDQPADVLQRVAKSASPEIQEIIRHNVQGLLGMLPGEQFEVKVTSSKDNLASLLASAMMTGYFLRQMEQRKQLEETLLSDEEMSVDPDKI
- a CDS encoding DUF4336 domain-containing protein, with protein sequence MNNSASEQKWKWWPLLPLYPYGRRRTIFRELVPNQIWSFEQLQGIYYVAVPVRLLVIRVKNELMIINPLPPTSELLKEIDLLQKKIGPVKTIVLPTASGLEHKIGLPALARAFPNAKIWLCPGQWSFPFQLPFDWLGIPSNRTNILLADGFPHGDDCEWISLGPIDIGLARFQEISCFHKPTKSLLVTDALVGIEATPPELFNLDPTPLLFHSREKGSEELIDSPIARRKGWLRLVLFASYLKPEKLEIPKIKEILENSFKPKMRNKRSHFGIYPFAWQEGWDLSAKKLVGEKTPLIQIAPVIERLVFPRGKKAFISWLNKIESLKGISFLISAHYSGKVRFTTNEIRALKVKIDNSNWEKTQGDFKFLSWFDQKLLNFGIVPKNPLKKFSD
- a CDS encoding metal ABC transporter permease → MSEFLISITPIDWLLDPLTHDFMRRALMVSALVGGVCGLLSCYMTLKGWALMGDAVSHAVMPGVVVAYALGLPFSLCAFVFGVGSVALIGFVKQKSRIKEDTVIGLVFTGFFALGLVLVSKIKSNIDLMQILFGSPLGISRSDVNQTLIISFIVISILLIFRKDLMLYCFDAKHARSIGINTGILHYLLLTLLSLSAVVGLQTVGIILVVAMLITPGATAYLLTDRFDRMTILAVISSSFSSILGVYISYWSDIETGGSIVLVQTLIFLIAFLFAPRYGIFKNQTLINND
- a CDS encoding metal ABC transporter ATP-binding protein is translated as MNPIFKSHEKDFMRIEADQVCVDYNGTVALYDASLNLKAGSICGLVGMNGAGKSTFFKALMGFVRPSRGKIRINGIKVNQAQKEQSVAYVPQNEGIDYSFPVSVWDVVMMGRYGAMNIFRIPRESDRRAVVHALERVDLFDLRERPIGSLSGGQRKRAFLARAIAQRASVLLLDEPFSGVDVPTEKLMAELFLQFRQEGHTILISTHDLNHVRDFCDFVVLINKTVLAYGETSEVFTSENLNKTFGGIPPNPLSGPTSSKDFINE
- a CDS encoding metal ABC transporter substrate-binding protein, with the protein product MFNKKVISEYIYKKNKILSLSIFLALNILFLTGCVNKNTYKPGNDKPFVLTTFTILADLARNVAGDRLLVKSITKPGAEIHSYQFTPSDIVKTKGAKLIIENGLGLEAWFSKFMISTGDIPNVKLTEGMKPLLIDGDAYSGKPNPHAWMSPKRAMKYVDKIVDAFITIDPDGALEYSSNASTYKAKLESLDKELRDSLSSIPKERRFLVTCEGAFTYLARDYGMKEAYLWPVNAESQVTPRRMVNLIKKIKENEVPTIFCESTVSADAQMEVAKSSGAVFGGTFYVDSLSDLNGPAPTYIDLLRHNVRLITKGLSISKVKK